Below is a genomic region from Fulvia fulva chromosome 13, complete sequence.
TACTGCTCGGCCCACGGAGGCCTGGATTTTGTAGAGGTATGGTTTCTCAATGATGTCTGAGCCATGGGACCACACCGAGGAGTGGGGAGGGGTACCAGAGGATCCTTGGATAGGATGAATTCGCACAGTGTCTAGGAATCTGCTGCGTAAGTGAGTTGGCTCCCACAACACTAGGTTCCCCGGTGAGGCTTGTCGTTGGTGTCTGAGATCATGATGCTGAATCAAAGCTTTCAATGCCAGAAGTTGAGACTGTCTATCTCAGAACTTGTAATCCGGCTGCTTACAGACCTGCTTTGTACAGTCGATATCGCGCAGTATTATCGCATAGCTCCGTCGAGTGGCTTCTGCTGCAGCAGCCCAACTTGATGCGGTGAGCTGCGACGTTTTCGCTTGAGATGGTCTCGAGAGCGGAGGTGTGGCATCGCCAGTCACAGAAGTATTTGGTGCCTCTTCACAGCTCTGCGTGGCTGAGATGAAGCCCTGATGGGGTGAGACCAATCCGCCGCCCAGGGTGCGCTGCGGAGCAACTGAGCACGAACGAACATCGGCGCTAGTGTTCGAGGCCAAGGCCATACAGCCAGGACTGGCGACTTGCTCCTGGGGGCAAGCCATGCCACTGTGCGATCGTTTTGTCGAATCGGTGAATGATGACACAGCGTCCAAACGTCCGTGATTCAAGTCAGCGTCCTGCAGTGATGGCTTTCGCAGAAGGCAGGTTGTTCAACGGCGGACAACTCGTCTCGCTCGTGCAGGACCGCGGGCAAACAAGCAAGGTACGGCCTAGGAGGTACATCTGCCGAGCTTTGCGCCAGATATCTCGTACAGCCACCCGGGCGGCTGTAACATCCCACTGTTGCACGCGTTGCTCCAGCCTCCAGGTGGGGCCGATCATTCTGGTCGACCGACATGAGTGCAGCGTCTGTCGTGTGGCACAGCGTGACACCACACACCCCGGCGAACCGATCTTTCCCACATAGCGTAGAGCCAATCAGCCGATCAGCTGGTATGGTTGAGTCTGGCCAGAGCGCGTTTACTCGCGGCACGAAAGCGCGGTATGTGCTCTGCCGAGTCGCACTACGCACGTTGACGTTGGCATTGCCGCCAACAGAGGTCCGCTTCTCTCAAGAAAAGGCTGGTGGAGGTCATAAGCAGTCCCGCCTGGCTCAAacgacgacgacgatgatgatgatgatgatgatgatgatgatgatgatgatgataaTGATGATACTGATGATGCTGATGATGCTGATGATGCTGATGATGCTGATGATGCTGATGATGCTGACGATGTTCATGGCATTGATGACACGGATTTGAGAGTGCTGCTGTTTACAGATTACAGCGCCGCTGCCTCGAACCGAGCCTCCGGCCCGCGCCCCGGCCGTGCTGTGGAGACGACATGGACACCTTAGGCGACTTGTCTCAATCGTCATCTTACCTCCTACCATGCAGCTAGAACTGACATGCAGAGTGTCCCTACAACTCCCACTAATCAGCCTGTCAGCCAACCCAACAGATGCCATAGGTTGCGTCTACTCACGGCGTATTCCTTGCACGCCTCCGCTGCATTCCTCCGCTGCTGCCCGCTGCCGTCCACCGCCTAGTACGTTGATTGACCGTGACAGGCATTGAAACGACGTAACCTGGATGCAGCTGTTCGAACGCCCGACCGAATGACTGTAAGGTGGGCTGCAAGGGGCCCCTGTCATCACATGTCGACAGAGTGGCTGAGATGCAGCCGGAGCACTGACAGTAGACCTATTGCGAAGACAGCACCCGTATCTAGCGTATGATCGATAGGTACGGGCCAGTCGGGACCATGGCAGTAGTCCTACAGTATGCCCAGTACCCAGACATTCCTCATGATTGCGTGCACGCCTCAATGCAGACAGCATCCCTTCTATAGATCGCCGTCAACACACCTGCACGGACGGTTCTCGCTTGTCCTTAACAATAGCAATGTCGACTGCTGGTATTGGAGAAATCGATCGTTCAAAGCCCTACCTGCATCTGAGCATCGATGATGGCTGCGGCCAACAGAAGACCAGAGCACTGTTGCACATCCCTGGAGAGACAGCTCAAGGCCTGGACATCGATCGAAAGCTTGAATGTCCAGCACTGGTCTGGGGCTGCAAGACACTTGAGCAGCAATTTATAATTTATCACGACGGACAAGAGCAACGTTTGAAATGGGGAGAACGAGAGGTTGGAGAATGGTTGAATCAACACCCTGATCAACACACTCGGGTAATCGAAAATCCGAAGCTGGCCCTGTGTCCAACATACGATGATAAAGCGACTGGCAGCTTGCAAAAGCTGGTTGGTCGCGTGTTTCAGACCCTAGGTGGGAGGCATGGCGACCCTGTGAACCTCCGAGAATTCAAGATTCTCCAGTATCGTGAAATTCGCCGTCGCGTCATTGAATGGTACAAGCAGTATTATGCTGCCTCGCCTGACTTTGGACCGGACTTTTAGGACACCATCCAGATCGAATCGCTCATTACCGTGCCCGCAATCTGGACAGAAGAGGCACGTTCCTTGCTTCGCAGTGCAGCCTTTGCGGCTGGCCTGACGAACCTCCAATTGGGCTTGGAGCCACTGTGTGCAGCGGCTCTGATAATGCCAACGATGTTGGAACGTCGCGCCCTGAAGGTAATCAGTATTGACACCGAGCCAATGCCACACGCTGACGGTGTCTAGTATGGTCAGTCTTTCGCCTTCATCGATCGAGGGCACTCCACAAGTGTAAGCTTAGTTCATAAACAGTCCGAAGACTTGTTTTGACTGACACAAGGGCAGGACCGGGCCCTTGTTCGCTACAATGAGCCCACCAATGAGAATGACACACCACAGCTGGAAATCGTTGGCCCACCAGATGGTAGGCTCCACCCTTGCGAGGATGATTTCGCTAATAGTATGCAGGTGACATGTTTGGTGCTCACACAGTACACGACCTGATGTGCGGTTGGGTCCCTGGATGCAAAGAAATTGTTGATAACAAAGGCCTGGTCGCTACGCTAGAGCAGTTGGGCGGTCTCGAAGAGAAGGAGTTCTTCCGGCCATTCTCTGTTGAGATTGGTAGAAAGAAAGAACTCATTCCTCAACCTTTCACCGTCACAATCTCTGCGAAAGCATCATGGCGCGATATACCTCATGGTCGTGACCAGTTCCTGATATCCGTCCCGAGGTAAGCTTCCGTGCTGTCCAGTACGTATACAATGGCTAACATTTCCAGCGAAATCATGCAGGAGAAGCTGAGTGCTTGGGCTCGCGACGCCGTGGAACAAGACGAGCGATGGCTAAGACAGCTCAAGGTGGTAAGTCGTGGTCGTCAAGCTCACTTCTTGAGCTGCAGCATCCACATCTCCGCCCATGCTCTGTAGCTGACCACCCTCGACAGAAAACCTGCGGTATTATACTAACAGGAGGCGGCAACAAATGTCGTACGATGAAGGAGCGGCTCCAACAAGTAACAACGCGCTTGTTCGCTCAGAATGTTCTTCCAAGTGACCTGGAAGACGCTGTTGCGCGGGGCGCTTTGATGCGTTACCCTCAGAACGTTGCTGATGAGCTTCCCTTCGGCTACTTCTATCTCGGACAAATTCAACCGCTAGACTGGAAGTTGCATCAGGACATCTGCAGATCAGCAATTTGGAAGCTGGATCGGAGAGAGCGAAAGATGAAAGGTGTCCCCCAGCCTGGCCTGATATCGTCATACGAGAACGGTGAATACATGACCAAGCACCGCTTGAAGCCCTTGGTTTTCCGCACAAAGAACGGACTGGGTGCGGAACAGTCTATCCAAAGCTTCTGTGTTCACATGACTTTCCCTGTGGATCTACACTACGAGTATGCCATCGACCTTTTGATCTACTTCGCCGAGACAAAGCAGAAAGACAATAGTGCTGCACATGACAAGCTTGGGAGACTGAGACACGGTATCAAGGAACCTATAAGAGAATTTGTAAATGTCGACATAGACTGGGGCTACTGGCAAGACAGATTTACACACTACGAGTCCGAGGGTAGTACCTGGCTCGACATTGAAGGAATTGTAGAAGGAGAAATCACAGACGCCGGCTTCAGGATCCATGTCACGCTATTGGAGCCTGGAGAACAGGTGCAGATGCTGCCTGCGACCGGCCAGCCTGATGCTCATGCAGACTACAGAGTCCTGCATCAACTCACGTCAGAGATATGGTCACCGCACCGCTCTCACCAGATCAGCGACAACGTGACTAGAAAACGTGTCCGTCCAACCAGGAAGCGTGCAATTGGCAAACTTCCAGCACATGTCCCCAACAAACGACCAGTCGGTAGCACACATTTGCCGACCCCAGCAACATCCGATAATCAATCATCCGTGGAACCAGACAGCACGACTGTTGATCGACAGGCGAGTACTCAGATGCGTAGCTCTCGTGCTTCAGCCTCCGCAGCCGTACCTGGCAACCATGCAGACGACATCTTGAATCGAACGTCACCATCGTCGCCCCGGCCCAGTATAATCAAAGAAGCTGACCACACGCTTGGCTGTCATGCACGCTCAGCTCAAAGCAAGACTTCGCCTGGCCCATCGAGGAAGAGGCAGAGGAAAGCAACCGCACGCACGTCCAGCGTGTGCATGGAATGCGCGACCGCGAAGAGAAAGTGCATCGCCACCGACACTCCTGGGGTCGGAAAATGCCGACACTGTGATGCTCAGAACTTCGACTGTACCCACAACAACAGACCCTCATCCGTACGACCATGCGACCGATGTGCCAAACACAATCGGCCATGTAACGCACGCGATGAGACGGGCAACCTTCGGTGCTTCAATTGTGCCAGGCGAAGAAACAGATGTACCTTCGGACGCAAGGGATCCCCGCAGCGCGAACAATTTGATACATCTCGAGGCCAAGATCTTCCACAGAGAGCTGCCGATGCCCTCAACCTTCTAGAGCCTTTCCCATCAGAGGAGGCTCCTTCTGGCAGCAACATTGTCGTGGCTAGACCCAAGCCTGGCTTCAAGGAGATCAGATGGGGGATTGTGAACGTGCTCGAGGAACAATCAGCGCCGATATCATCTGCTGAGATCCGCAAGATTTTGCATTCTAGGTTGCATATGAATGTGTATGCGGGCGATGTCTTGAGGGTAGTGCAGGAGCTGGAGAACGAGGGTCTGCTGGAACGGAGGCAGGACCGATCGATTAAGTTACGTTCTATTGGCGGTAGGGCTGTGGTTCAAGAGGCGATCGATGCGGCGAATGAGCTCTTGAGTGATGATAGTTGTTCGATATAGTTGGACATGATGTAAAAGTATCTACCAGTGGAAGCTCTCGTTTGATAGCTCTGCTGCGGGTGTATGCAACCTGAAGACTGAGCTCAAGGAAAAGTAACACCGATCATGTCGAAAGCCTCACTACGGAGACTCCGCATACTTCTCGGGGGTGTCGTGACAGCCGCGATAAAGGAAGGTCAACACACCTAGAGCCCAAAGACTAGATGCAAAAGGCTCCAGATCAGGCCGATGCTGGCTTTGGCCAATCTCTCCTCCCCTGAATTTCTCCTTTCCACCCTGCAGCTTCGGCGAAGTCCATCAGAGATTTCCAGCGTGTCTGCTTCACCCACCCCTTCTTCACGAAGTCATTCGCCCTTTCGGGAAAGAAATCCACAACATCTAGCAAAGTCTCGTCATGCGCCGCAGCCATTAGCACATCCTCCCGCGGATCCAGTTCCTGTAATTTCTCGATCATGCTTGTTGCTTCATCTTGATCGTGGTGAACGAGGACGCCTTCACCGCGAGGCTCGTAGAATGGTTTCATTTCATCGCCATCCCGAAGGACCGTGGCGAAGAGGGAGCTTGGACAAGGAGAAGTTGGACACGATGTGAAAGGATGTGGCATAATTTCCTTAGGAAGAGGCAAATACCGCGACGACCTCAATTCCCCAGCATAGCGCCACGCATCACCACCCATGAAGATGAAAGAATCAGGATTGCTGGTGACGCGAGCCAAGGCGCAGACGTGTCCGATGGCGTGGCTAGGGGTGTTGAGGAAGTAGAGAGAGCCGTCGGTGAAGTATTGTCGAGGGCGCGCAGGGTTCCTAGACGTAAGGGTGGAGGTGAAGCTGAGTTCGACGAGCTTGCGGTTGGAGAGGTCGCCGGAGAGGATGGGGCTTGAGGCTTTGGCGGGGTAGCTGGGGAGGAGGTTGGTGGTGAAGTTGGGGCCGACGATGAGGGAGGTCGTCGAGGGCCAGGAGGAGGGGGAGACGTAGTGGAGAAGTGGTAGTGGGAGGGATGTCGAGGTCTGGGGGAGTGGCCATTATTGTGTAGTGTGTTCGGGATCTTGGTGTGTTGTGTCTCTGTCGTCTTCGATGCTGGGCTGGATCTATGTTTGTTTTGCGTTGCGAGGGATGCTGCCGCGTTTATACTGATACGTTCTCCACTATCCAGCTCGCCGGATTGCTAAGCTGGATCCTTCGCTTTGCTGTGCCACCTGAACAGGAAGGTAAGTAAAGACTGCGAGGCGATACTTGCCATCGCTCATCGAAGATAGTATCGGTCATCGCATCGGAGCATGGGGACGTATCATATGCCACCTTTGCCGCCGAGAGCTGGCCGCTCAGGCCCAGGATGCACGTATGCCGATCAAGTGGCACAGTGGCGGCTACGTTCGGTCTTTCTCGAGACACCCTTCTTTCTTCCAACAACGACAACAACGCTGAGTCGGCAGACTGAACCTTCACAGATCAAGCATGCGGAAAATGCCGGACAGCAGCAGAGGGTGAATGCTGAAGCTTCGACGCAACGGAGACAAAATGCCGAACGCGCTGCGCAAAATCCCCATTCATTGGCCATTGACACCGCAACGATTCAACGCCGCCGGGACATCGCTGCACGACTCCAAGCCTTCTACCAGCCCCTCACCGGCTTGCACCTACCTGCAGAAGCCCTCAAGGTTCCTCCCAAGGAAGGCTGGGACTTTGTCAACGCCGAGCGGCTCGCATTCCTATGCAAATCGGATGCTGTGATCGATCTCTACAAACGTATTCGATACATCGACCACGACCAGGGCGACGGCTATCAGATCGATGTACATTGTCGATGCGTAGGTTACGTTGGCAAACACTTCAGGAACGCATCATTTCATATGTGATCGGCGGCTCCTGGACCTGATCAGTACTACGAGCACATAGATGGAGAACCCAATTGGGACAGACTGAACGCGCCAGAACACATCGCGGTCATAGTCGAGCCCACTTGTTTGACGGGCAAATACATCCTCGTCGATATGCGGGATGGCAAAGTCGCTGTCGTACGCCCCCGGGACGCCCAGGCTCCGTATCTACCTTTGAGTTCGGCAGCATCATGGAGTACCTCGACCTCACACAGGCCAGATGCGAGAAGCTCGAGCTTCTGCCGCTCAGCCTGAGTCGAGTTGACCTGGCATCCAGGTACCATCCCAAGGAAGATGCCGCTCGGATCGCGGACATCTTTCGCAAGCACGGATGGCCTTCATCAGAATTCACAAAGGAAGCGTTTGCGTTAGAACTCAGCCAGCTCTGCCATTAGCTCCGTGAAACAATGCTGGAATGTGCCACTACCTACTTCTCGCATTCCCGTCCGCAGGACGGCGGAGTGGTATCACGGTGTCTGCGAGAACTTTCATATTTGCCGTGATGGTCAACATGCGCTTGGAAGCAACGCAGGTTGTTTGAGGCACCCAACCGACACATTTGCCGCCCAAGAAAGAATTGACACTTCGCAGCACGTAATGATCCACGCCTCGGCGGCTAACCATCTTGTAGCGTTGGCCTCCGTCAGCCTAATGACTGCACAGCATCTCTGACA
It encodes:
- a CDS encoding Cytochrome P450 monooxygenase andK, producing the protein MTDTIFDERWQVSPRSLYLPSCSGGTAKRRIQLSNPASWIVENTSTSLPLPLLHYVSPSSWPSTTSLIVGPNFTTNLLPSYPAKASSPILSGDLSNRKLVELSFTSTLTSRNPARPRQYFTDGSLYFLNTPSHAIGHVCALARVTSNPDSFIFMGGDAWRYAGELRSSRYLPLPKEIMPHPFTSCPTSPCPSSLFATVLRDGDEMKPFYEPRGEGVLVHHDQDEATSMIEKLQELDPREDVLMAAAHDETLLDVVDFFPERANDFVKKGWVKQTRWKSLMDFAEAAGWKGEIQGRRDWPKPASA